Below is a window of Desulfolucanica intricata DNA.
AAACCTACTATAATAAATTAAGATAAGTTAAGCCCGTTTTATGTAGTTACCGGTTCTGGTATCAATTTGCAAAATATCTCCTACATTAATGAAGAAAGGAACCTGCACAACATAGCCTGTTTCTAAAGTAGCGGGTTTTGAACCGCCCGATGCAGTATCTCCTTTGATACCAGGTGCCGTATCGACTACCTCCAATTCTACAAAATTAGGTAAGTCTACACCAATAGACCTTCCTTGAAACATAAGTATGGAAATTGTCATATTTTCCTTCAAATACTTAATCGCATCCCCTAATTGTTTTTTGGTCATAGCCATTTGATCATAGGTTTCCATATCCATAAAGTTATAACTTTCACCATCGTTATATAAAAATTGAACTTCACGTCGCTCAACCCGGGCTTTGGGAATTTTTTCACCTGCATTAAAGGTTTTATCCACCACTGCCCCGGTCCGCATATTTCTAAGCTTGGAACGGACAAAAGCTGAACCTTTTCCAGGTTTGACGTGTTGAAAATCGACTACCTGATATACATCTCCTTCGATCTCAATTGTTAACCCGGTACGAAACTCATTTGTAGAAATCAAACTTGCTCCCTCCTTAAAAATTACAAAATCCTATAGGTAAGTATTAGAACCTAATGGAAATTTATAATACATTATAATTCAAGTAACTTTTCCTTTGGTGAGTTCGTCAATATAGAACATCCATCCTCTTCTACAACTACACTGTCTTCAATGCGTATACCACCCCATCCGGGTAAATAAATACCTGGTTCTACAGTAACAACCATCCCACGCTTTAGTATAGTTTCGTTATTGATAGCCAAACGAGGATTTTCATGAATATCTAACCCCAGCCCATGTCCCGTACTATGACCAAAATATTTTCCATAACCATATGATTCTATAACGTCCCTTGCAGCCCGGTCCACTTCACCGGCCCTTATCCCGGCCCGTACAGCAGCAAGAGCAGCTTTTTGGGCTTCTAAAACAATATGATAAATTTCTAACTGCTTTTCGGAAGGTGTACCCATAACCACAGTCCTGGTAATATCAGAATGATATCCTTTATATACTGCCCCAAAATCCATTGTAACAAGATCCCCGACCTGAATTTTTTTCTCTGAAGCCACCCCATGAGGAAGCGATGACCTTTGGCCGGAAGCCACAATAATTGTAAAGGCGGGTTTTTCCGCCCCGGCACGGCGCATTAGGAATTCTAATTCTAAAGAAATCTCTTTTTCCGATTTACCCACCTTAATGAAATTTAGGATATCCTTATAGGCATTATCTGCAAGATCAACTGCTTTCCGAAGATTTTGTATTTCAACTTCATCTTTAACTAATCGCTGGCTCTCAATTAACCCATATTGAGGACTTAAAACGATTTCCCCCAGTTTATTTTTCAAATTCAAAAACTGCTGATAGGTTAAAAAATCACCTTCACAGGCTAAAGTAACAGTTTGATTTTGTCTGGCTATTTCTGCTATTTTACCAAACATAGACCC
It encodes the following:
- the efp gene encoding elongation factor P, with amino-acid sequence MISTNEFRTGLTIEIEGDVYQVVDFQHVKPGKGSAFVRSKLRNMRTGAVVDKTFNAGEKIPKARVERREVQFLYNDGESYNFMDMETYDQMAMTKKQLGDAIKYLKENMTISILMFQGRSIGVDLPNFVELEVVDTAPGIKGDTASGGSKPATLETGYVVQVPFFINVGDILQIDTRTGNYIKRA
- a CDS encoding M24 family metallopeptidase translates to MQKRIAEIREKIKESNWDALLVMRPENRYFLSGFTGTSAALFIDLKRALLLTDFRYQEQAQQESPDYEIVLVNGSMFGKIAEIARQNQTVTLACEGDFLTYQQFLNLKNKLGEIVLSPQYGLIESQRLVKDEVEIQNLRKAVDLADNAYKDILNFIKVGKSEKEISLELEFLMRRAGAEKPAFTIIVASGQRSSLPHGVASEKKIQVGDLVTMDFGAVYKGYHSDITRTVVMGTPSEKQLEIYHIVLEAQKAALAAVRAGIRAGEVDRAARDVIESYGYGKYFGHSTGHGLGLDIHENPRLAINNETILKRGMVVTVEPGIYLPGWGGIRIEDSVVVEEDGCSILTNSPKEKLLEL